One genomic region from Clostridium saccharobutylicum DSM 13864 encodes:
- a CDS encoding SAM-dependent methyltransferase, translated as MIIDKIFYKTLFKNLFSDTFELKLWDGSSEVYGQGESQFKIIFNEPIPKADIIKDPSLTFGEAYMTKKIDIEGSVQKVIESLYNNKESFLSNSDKYANLLKMATNNIKNSKKNIEFHYDIGNDFYKLWLDDTMTYSCGYFKSANDSLTQAQKNKVEHIIKKLDLKEGETLLDIGCGWGELIITAAKKYKVKAMGITLSSEQLSKVNERIKNEGLEDLVEVQLTDYRELKNKKFDKIVSVGMLEHVGKDHLAEYFSTINNLLNENGVSLLHCITAIETGGNNTWIDKYIFPGGYIPAITELIEYMSNEKFDVIDVENLRLHYGRTLENWARNFENALPEIRKTKDETFIRMWRLYLNSCAASFNCGNINIHQFLFNKGVNNELQWTRDYMYK; from the coding sequence ATGATTATTGACAAAATATTTTACAAAACATTATTTAAAAATTTATTTTCAGATACCTTTGAACTAAAACTTTGGGATGGTAGTTCAGAAGTTTATGGACAAGGAGAAAGCCAATTTAAAATAATTTTTAATGAACCTATTCCTAAAGCTGATATTATTAAGGATCCTTCATTAACTTTTGGTGAAGCATATATGACCAAAAAAATAGATATCGAGGGAAGCGTTCAAAAAGTTATAGAATCTTTATATAATAATAAAGAGAGTTTTTTAAGCAATAGTGATAAATATGCAAATTTACTAAAGATGGCTACAAATAATATTAAGAATAGTAAAAAGAATATTGAATTTCATTATGATATTGGAAATGACTTTTATAAATTATGGTTAGATGATACCATGACATATTCTTGTGGTTACTTTAAATCTGCAAATGATTCACTAACTCAAGCTCAAAAAAACAAAGTAGAACATATTATTAAGAAATTAGATTTAAAAGAGGGTGAAACCTTATTAGATATAGGCTGTGGCTGGGGTGAATTGATTATTACTGCAGCTAAAAAATATAAAGTAAAGGCTATGGGGATAACTTTGAGTTCTGAGCAGTTATCTAAAGTTAATGAAAGAATAAAAAATGAAGGACTAGAGGATCTAGTTGAAGTTCAACTTACAGATTACAGAGAGCTAAAGAATAAAAAGTTCGATAAAATAGTTAGTGTGGGCATGTTAGAACATGTTGGGAAAGATCATCTTGCAGAGTACTTTTCAACTATAAATAATTTGTTAAATGAAAATGGAGTATCCTTACTTCATTGTATAACAGCCATAGAAACCGGAGGAAATAATACTTGGATAGATAAATATATTTTCCCAGGTGGATATATTCCAGCAATTACAGAATTAATAGAATATATGTCAAATGAGAAGTTTGATGTCATTGATGTAGAAAATCTAAGGTTGCATTATGGAAGAACTTTAGAAAATTGGGCAAGGAATTTCGAAAATGCACTACCTGAAATAAGAAAAACGAAGGATGAAACTTTTATAAGGATGTGGAGATTATATTTAAATTCTTGTGCAGCATCTTTTAATTGTGGAAATATAAACATTCATCAATTTCTATTTAATAAAGGGGTAAATAATGAATTGCAATGGACTAGAGATTATATGTATAAATAA
- a CDS encoding nucleoside deaminase: MIDFMEIAKKQAILAMEKGEIPVGAVIVKDGVVIAKAHNLKETLNDTTAHAEILAIRKASKFLGDWRLNGTEMYVTLEPCPMCASAIVQSRISKLYIGTFNKDMGACGSTINILDNRRLNSFVNVKWTYDDECSDLLVEFFDKRRKQ; encoded by the coding sequence ATGATAGATTTCATGGAAATTGCTAAGAAACAAGCAATTTTAGCAATGGAAAAAGGAGAAATTCCAGTAGGGGCTGTCATTGTAAAAGATGGTGTAGTTATAGCAAAAGCTCATAACTTAAAAGAAACATTAAATGATACTACAGCACATGCTGAAATTTTAGCAATAAGAAAAGCATCGAAGTTTCTTGGCGATTGGAGACTCAATGGTACCGAAATGTATGTAACACTTGAACCTTGCCCGATGTGTGCTAGTGCTATTGTTCAAAGTAGAATATCTAAATTATACATAGGAACTTTTAATAAAGATATGGGAGCTTGTGGTTCAACAATTAATATTCTTGATAACAGAAGGTTAAATTCTTTTGTTAATGTTAAATGGACATATGATGATGAATGTTCTGATTTATTAGTTGAATTTTTCGACAAAAGAAGAAAACAATAA
- a CDS encoding magnesium transporter: protein MEKATSFFFSKILHKPIQNISGQVIGRLKDLILDFSQSNPTVMYIQITNGRKSFYVSAEALDILRDEKERYIIKINSERLIIKLPHEKDIFLVRDFLDKQIVDINGKKVERVNDVRLGNINSKWQLVAVDIGTRGLLRRLGVEYLFIKLIGAFKCNLRNKLIIWDNVQTLSTNVNNLQLHMPANKIETLHAADIADIIEDLDNTSRNILFNSLNNEKAAEVLEEIETDVQVNLLKSMSDEKATDIFEIMPSDEVADILEEIEEDRVEKLLTQMDTESQGEIRELMEYERETVGSIMSKDFLTFLPDVTVSEVLKWIEDNSPDEEESYYIYITNDKDNLIGILSLFSLITSDKNTKLYNVMGSQPKTLKDEDEIEDALSIMQKYNLIGMPVIDDEAKLIGVVSLNDSIYEYTRLRRAII, encoded by the coding sequence ATGGAAAAAGCAACAAGTTTCTTTTTTAGCAAAATTCTTCATAAGCCAATTCAAAATATATCAGGACAAGTAATTGGTAGATTAAAGGATCTTATACTTGATTTTAGTCAATCAAATCCTACTGTAATGTATATACAAATTACAAATGGAAGAAAATCTTTTTATGTATCAGCAGAAGCTCTTGATATATTAAGAGATGAAAAAGAAAGATATATAATTAAAATTAATAGTGAACGTCTTATAATAAAATTGCCACATGAAAAAGATATTTTTTTAGTAAGAGATTTTTTAGATAAACAAATAGTCGATATTAATGGTAAAAAGGTAGAACGTGTTAATGATGTAAGGCTTGGAAATATAAATTCTAAGTGGCAGCTTGTAGCTGTTGATATAGGAACAAGAGGCTTGCTCAGGCGACTTGGCGTAGAGTATCTTTTTATTAAGTTAATAGGAGCTTTTAAATGTAACTTAAGAAATAAGTTAATTATTTGGGATAATGTTCAGACTTTATCTACAAACGTTAATAATTTACAACTTCATATGCCGGCAAATAAAATTGAAACTTTGCATGCAGCAGATATAGCGGATATAATTGAGGACCTTGATAATACAAGTAGAAATATACTATTTAATAGTTTAAACAATGAAAAAGCAGCTGAAGTTCTTGAGGAAATAGAAACTGATGTCCAAGTAAATTTATTAAAATCCATGTCAGATGAAAAAGCTACTGACATTTTTGAAATCATGCCATCAGATGAAGTTGCTGATATCCTTGAGGAAATAGAGGAAGATAGAGTAGAAAAGCTGTTAACTCAAATGGATACAGAAAGCCAAGGCGAAATCAGAGAACTTATGGAGTACGAAAGAGAAACAGTGGGAAGTATAATGTCTAAGGACTTCTTAACATTTTTACCGGATGTAACGGTAAGTGAGGTTTTAAAGTGGATTGAAGATAACAGCCCTGATGAAGAGGAAAGTTACTATATATATATTACAAATGATAAAGATAATCTTATTGGTATACTTTCTCTATTTTCACTTATTACTTCAGATAAAAATACTAAACTCTATAATGTGATGGGGTCTCAGCCAAAAACATTAAAAGATGAGGATGAAATAGAGGATGCTCTTAGTATAATGCAAAAATATAATCTTATAGGTATGCCAGTTATAGATGATGAGGCTAAATTAATAGGAGTAGTATCATTAAATGACAGCATTTACGAGTATACAAGATTAAGGAGGGCAATAATATGA
- the rodA gene encoding rod shape-determining protein RodA: MNRFLVSKKLLKQLDTPMIITALLITIFGIINIYSVTYSTLGFYYAKLQILWLILGIAIIYFILLFNYNMIGIYSKLIYWSGVILLLYNDITSKAVKGASSWIRLGNRAIEPGEFVKLGLILILAKKLDDMDGNINTPKNFLILSIYAFIPMFLIIIQPNLGMTLICFFVTLGIYFISGLNLKIIAAGFLSTVPLSFILWFSNILKPYQRQRILVFLDPESYQQNSGFQLMQSIISIGSGGLFGDGFLKGIKSSGGFIPEVHTDFIFAAVGEQWGFLGALFLILLYVILIYRMLKLAKQSKDIIGRLICVGTASGFLFSVLQNIGMTIGIMPVAGITLPFMSYGGSSILVNFMSLGLVLNVGMRKSKINF, encoded by the coding sequence ATGAACAGATTTTTAGTTAGCAAAAAACTTCTTAAACAACTAGATACTCCTATGATTATTACAGCTCTTCTTATTACTATTTTTGGAATTATAAATATTTATAGTGTAACGTATTCAACTCTTGGATTTTACTATGCTAAATTACAAATATTATGGTTAATTTTAGGCATAGCAATAATATATTTTATTTTATTATTTAATTATAATATGATAGGAATATATTCTAAGTTAATTTACTGGTCTGGAGTAATACTTTTATTATATAACGATATAACTAGCAAAGCTGTAAAAGGAGCATCATCATGGATACGACTTGGGAATAGAGCTATAGAACCCGGCGAATTTGTAAAGTTGGGATTAATATTAATTCTAGCAAAAAAATTAGATGATATGGATGGAAATATAAATACTCCAAAGAACTTTCTTATTTTATCCATATATGCCTTTATTCCAATGTTCCTAATAATAATTCAACCTAATTTAGGAATGACTCTTATTTGTTTTTTTGTTACTCTAGGTATATATTTCATTTCAGGTTTAAATCTAAAAATTATTGCAGCAGGATTTCTATCTACAGTCCCATTAAGCTTTATTCTATGGTTTAGCAACATATTAAAACCATATCAAAGGCAGAGAATTCTAGTATTCTTAGATCCAGAATCATATCAACAAAATTCAGGCTTCCAATTAATGCAATCTATAATAAGTATAGGTTCTGGTGGTTTATTTGGAGATGGATTTCTAAAAGGCATTAAATCATCTGGTGGATTTATTCCCGAAGTTCATACAGATTTTATATTTGCAGCTGTTGGAGAACAGTGGGGATTTCTAGGTGCCCTTTTTCTTATATTATTATATGTTATTTTGATTTATAGAATGCTTAAGTTGGCCAAGCAGTCTAAAGATATTATCGGTCGCCTTATCTGTGTTGGTACAGCATCTGGATTCTTATTTTCAGTACTTCAAAACATAGGTATGACTATTGGAATTATGCCGGTTGCAGGAATTACACTTCCGTTTATGAGCTATGGTGGCAGCTCAATACTCGTTAACTTTATGTCTTTGGGATTGGTGCTAAATGTAGGTATGAGAAAAAGTAAAATTAACTTCTAA
- a CDS encoding carbohydrate kinase family protein, with translation MNKNIFCIGELLIDMVCVDNKGLKYGEKFEKKAGGAPANVAASITKLEGNAYFLGQVGDDFFGKFLIGLLNDLNINTEMAVEKGSTTMALVGIDADGERNFDFLRGSDGEYSFDNVDTSKITATDIIHFGSATGFLEGELKKTYFKLLEYAKENNIYVSFDPNYRDALIKDDMLDQFIADSKKFLKYSDFTKLSDEELYLITKEKDLTAGVNKLHELGVGVVTITLGAEGTYLSVKGENAVIPSIKIKQVDSTGAGDSFVGAVLKQVSEFEDKKNISMEQWKEIVAFANKVGAITCTNYGAIASMPTLSEVQ, from the coding sequence ATGAATAAAAACATTTTTTGCATTGGGGAACTTTTAATTGACATGGTTTGTGTTGATAATAAAGGCCTAAAATATGGTGAAAAATTCGAAAAGAAAGCAGGAGGAGCACCAGCTAACGTTGCGGCAAGTATTACTAAGTTAGAAGGAAATGCTTATTTCTTAGGTCAAGTTGGAGATGACTTCTTCGGAAAATTTTTAATTGGATTATTAAATGATTTGAATATAAATACTGAAATGGCAGTAGAAAAAGGAAGCACTACAATGGCCTTAGTTGGAATAGATGCAGATGGAGAGCGTAACTTCGATTTCTTAAGAGGAAGCGATGGAGAATATTCATTTGATAATGTTGATACATCAAAGATAACAGCAACAGATATAATTCACTTTGGATCAGCTACAGGATTTTTAGAAGGTGAATTAAAGAAAACATATTTTAAATTATTAGAATATGCAAAGGAAAACAATATTTATGTATCGTTTGATCCAAATTATAGAGATGCATTAATCAAAGATGATATGCTAGATCAATTTATAGCAGATAGTAAGAAATTTTTAAAGTATAGTGATTTCACTAAATTAAGTGATGAAGAATTATACTTAATAACTAAGGAAAAGGATCTTACAGCTGGAGTTAATAAGTTACATGAATTAGGAGTTGGTGTAGTAACTATTACTTTAGGAGCTGAAGGAACTTACTTAAGCGTTAAGGGTGAAAATGCAGTAATTCCATCAATCAAGATTAAACAAGTAGATTCAACAGGAGCTGGAGATTCATTTGTTGGAGCTGTATTAAAGCAAGTATCTGAATTTGAGGATAAGAAAAACATTAGTATGGAACAATGGAAAGAAATAGTTGCATTTGCTAACAAAGTAGGAGCAATAACATGTACAAACTATGGAGCAATAGCATCAATGCCTACATTAAGTGAAGTGCAATAA
- a CDS encoding HlyC/CorC family transporter gives MDPSYTWQIISLILLIVLSCLFSMSETALMSLNKIRLRHMIEEGVPGAELVEKLTEDQNKLLSAILIGNNVANIGASSIATMVATNIFGSSGVGIATGIMTILILIFGEVTPKSIAKQNPESVSLKVAKFIRFVVVVFKPIVYIFAAISSLVIRILGGNPNESESSITEEELKTMVGVSEEEGVLENVEKEMIFNVFEFADQQVKDIMVQRVDIISIDEEATYDEVMEVIKNEQFSRIPVYNQTIDNIIGFLNVKDLAMVENARENFNVNKYIREPFYTFEFKKIVELFKEMKKSRNHIAVVLDEYGGTVGIVTIEDLVEEIVGEIEDEYDEEKKSVQVIRDNEYVVEGSVKLHEISELIGVDIDSEEFDSVGGFMIGELGRMPEEQEEVAINKTKFIAEKIEKNRIKKVRIFTNVEEEK, from the coding sequence TTGGACCCTAGTTATACGTGGCAGATAATTAGTTTGATTTTACTGATAGTATTATCTTGCTTATTTTCAATGTCAGAAACTGCACTTATGTCTTTGAACAAAATAAGATTAAGACATATGATTGAAGAAGGGGTGCCAGGAGCTGAATTGGTAGAAAAACTTACTGAGGACCAAAACAAGCTTTTAAGTGCGATTTTAATAGGAAATAATGTAGCTAATATAGGAGCATCATCAATTGCAACAATGGTTGCAACAAATATTTTTGGAAGTAGTGGAGTTGGAATTGCCACTGGAATAATGACTATATTAATACTTATTTTTGGTGAAGTAACACCAAAATCTATAGCTAAACAAAATCCTGAATCAGTATCATTAAAAGTTGCCAAGTTTATAAGATTTGTAGTAGTAGTGTTTAAACCGATAGTTTACATTTTTGCAGCCATTTCTTCATTGGTGATTAGAATTCTTGGAGGAAATCCTAATGAATCTGAATCATCCATAACGGAAGAAGAATTAAAAACTATGGTTGGCGTTAGTGAAGAGGAAGGCGTTTTAGAAAATGTTGAAAAAGAAATGATATTTAATGTATTTGAATTTGCGGATCAACAAGTTAAAGATATAATGGTTCAAAGAGTGGATATTATTTCTATTGATGAAGAAGCAACTTATGATGAAGTAATGGAAGTAATAAAGAATGAGCAATTCTCTAGAATTCCTGTTTATAATCAAACTATAGATAATATTATAGGATTTTTAAATGTTAAAGATCTTGCTATGGTTGAAAATGCAAGGGAAAACTTTAATGTAAATAAATATATTAGAGAACCATTCTATACATTTGAATTTAAGAAAATTGTAGAATTGTTTAAAGAAATGAAAAAATCAAGAAATCATATTGCAGTTGTATTAGATGAATATGGTGGAACTGTTGGAATAGTCACAATTGAAGACTTAGTAGAAGAGATAGTTGGAGAAATTGAAGACGAATATGATGAAGAGAAGAAGTCTGTTCAAGTTATAAGGGATAACGAATATGTAGTTGAAGGAAGTGTGAAATTACATGAGATTAGTGAATTAATTGGGGTCGATATAGATTCTGAAGAATTTGATTCTGTTGGCGGATTTATGATTGGAGAGCTTGGTAGAATGCCAGAAGAGCAGGAAGAAGTTGCGATAAATAAAACAAAATTTATTGCAGAGAAGATAGAGAAAAACAGAATTAAAAAAGTTAGAATATTTACTAATGTTGAAGAGGAAAAATAA